Proteins encoded in a region of the Misgurnus anguillicaudatus chromosome 9, ASM2758022v2, whole genome shotgun sequence genome:
- the LOC129423326 gene encoding THAP domain-containing protein 5 gives MEACDFCKYNRDGKGDAVSFYRFPLDKEKRRRWITNMGRDAGWTPSESSSLCSAHFTSDCFESGSAHLHSNAIPTLFNSTQPMNLNTENDSQDQGVRRKSIDSSLSPCCDCNERLRTIEKAYQLKIAAAQLQIKEHKKSLEEESRKATQWQKKAIVLQSAIRAMRLRGSIPTRKKSSTPKANNLD, from the exons ATGGAAGCGTGCGACTTCTGCAAATACAACCGTGACGGGAAAGGCGATGCTGTCTCATTCTACAG ATTTCCACTAGATAAGGAGAAACGTCGCCGTTGGATAACAAATATGGGGAGAGACGCTGGGTGGACTCCATCTGAATCCTCATCTCTGTGCTCCGCTCACTTCACTTCGGATTGTTTTGAATCCGGATCAGCGCATTTACACTCGAACGCGATTCCGACTTTGTTTAATTCTACACAGCCCATG AATCTAAACACTGAAAACGATTCTCAAGACCAAGGAGTACGTAGAAAGTCCATAGACTCATCCTTATCACCATGTTGTGACTGTAATGAACGTCTACGCACCATAGAAAAAGCTTACCAGTTGAAAATAGCTGCTGCCCAGCTTCAAATAAAGGAGCACAAAAAGAGTCTGGAAGAAGAGTCACGGAAAGCAACACAATGGCAAAAGAAAGCAATAGTCCTGCAGAGTGCCATCAGAGCCATGAGACTTAGAGGATCAATACCTACAAGAAAGAAAAGTTCAACACCTAAAGCAAATAATTTGGACTAA